From the genome of Aeromonas hydrophila subsp. hydrophila ATCC 7966:
TATCTGCTGAGCCACGGCACCCCGCTGCACCCCAGAGACCTGGCTCAGCACAACTGCATCACCTATCAGAGCCGGGAGCGACGCTACCACGAGTGGTCGTTTCGTCAGGGCAAGGAGCGTCAGACGGTGCAGGTGGCCGGCAACTACCGGGTGGATCTGGCGGAGGCGGTGCGCGACGCCGCCCTGGCCGGGCTCGGCATTGCCTACGTGGCCAACTACCTGCTGGACAAGGAGTTGCAGTCCGGCCAGCTGATCCCGCTGCTGCCCCAGTGGCGGCCTAACCAGAAGATGGCGGTGCACGCCGTCTATGCCAGACGCGAGCACCTGGATCCCAAGATCCGGCTGTTCATCGATTTCCTCAAGGAGAGCTTTGGTCCGAATCCCTACTGGGAGCAGCGGCTGGCCCCCTGGCTCGGCGGCAAATTGTCCGGCACCGAGGAATAATCGTTTCCATATAAGAACACTGGCTTTCGCTTGAAACCAAAATCGAGTCAAATCAGCCAGTTGCCGCAACCGGTATCGTGCAAACGTTTTTGCTAACAGGGCTGTAACCAAGTGGACTTGCAGTGGCGAGGCCGGGAGCGCAGAATCCGCGCCCATCTTTCGCCCCACCTGATGGAGTCCCTATGATTGCCCTGCTCGGCATCCTGAGCATTCTGGCCGTGGCCACGCTCTGCTCTGATAATCGTCGTCGTATCCCGTTGCGAACAGTGGGCCTGGCCCTCTGCCTGCAGATCCTCTTCGCCGGCCTGGTGCTCTGGCTGCCCGCCGGTCAGCACGTGCTGAACGGGGTGAGCGAAAGCGTCAGCAGCGTGATCGGTTACGGTCAGGAGGGGATCGCCTTCCTGTTCGGCGATCTGGCCAAGTTCAAGCTGGGCTTCATCTTTGCCTTCAACGTGCTGCCGGTCATCATCTTCTTTTCCGCGGTGATCGCCATCCTCTACCACATCGGCCTGATGCCGAAAGTGATCGCCCTGCTCGGCGGTGGCCTGCAGAAGCTGCTGGGCACCGGCCGCGCCGAGAGCCTCTCCGCCACCGCCAACATCTTCGTCGGTATGGTGGAGGCGCCGCTGGTGGTCAAACCCTATCTCTCCAAGATGTCCGATTCCCAGTTCTTCGCGGTGATGAGCTGCGGCCTCGCCTCCGTGGCCGGCGGTACCCTGGTGGGTTACGCCAGCATCGGGGTAGAGTTGAAATACCTGATCGCGGCGGCCTTCATGTCGGCACCGGCCGGTCTGGCCATGGCCAAGATCCTGGTGCCGCCTGCCGCCGAAGAGCAGGACCATCATCAGGACGTGGTGATCCCGCGCGCCACTAACGTGATTGAAGCGGCCGCCGATGGCGCCATGTCCGGCCTCAACATCGCGGTTGCCGTGGGGGCTACCCTGCTGGCGTTCGTCGGGGTGATCGCCATGCTCAACGGCCTGCTGGGCTGGGCCGGCGACCTGGTAGGGCTGGAGCTGAGCTTCCAGATCATTCTGGGCTGGCTGTTTGCACCCGTCTCCTGGCTGATCGGTATCCCCTGGGAGCAGGCTCAGGCCGCCGGCGCCCTGATCGGGACCAAGATAGTGGTGAACGAGTTCGTCGCCTTCATCGCCCTGGTGCAGGATCAGACCCTGAGCGAGTCGAGCAAGGCCATCGTCACCTTCGCCCTGTGTGGTTTCGCCAACATCTCTTCCATGGCGATCCTGATCGGCGGCCTGGGCGCCATGGTGCCGGAGCGCAAATCCTTCATCGCCCGTTACGGCATGCGCGCCATCCTGGCGGGGGTGCTGGCGAACCTGATGAGTGCC
Proteins encoded in this window:
- a CDS encoding NupC/NupG family nucleoside CNT transporter; this translates as MIALLGILSILAVATLCSDNRRRIPLRTVGLALCLQILFAGLVLWLPAGQHVLNGVSESVSSVIGYGQEGIAFLFGDLAKFKLGFIFAFNVLPVIIFFSAVIAILYHIGLMPKVIALLGGGLQKLLGTGRAESLSATANIFVGMVEAPLVVKPYLSKMSDSQFFAVMSCGLASVAGGTLVGYASIGVELKYLIAAAFMSAPAGLAMAKILVPPAAEEQDHHQDVVIPRATNVIEAAADGAMSGLNIAVAVGATLLAFVGVIAMLNGLLGWAGDLVGLELSFQIILGWLFAPVSWLIGIPWEQAQAAGALIGTKIVVNEFVAFIALVQDQTLSESSKAIVTFALCGFANISSMAILIGGLGAMVPERKSFIARYGMRAILAGVLANLMSASLAGLFLAL